The following are encoded together in the Aciduricibacillus chroicocephali genome:
- a CDS encoding DUF2157 domain-containing protein translates to MKRVIGKGEFAVLEREFIFLEKHGELEQGKAEQLLGLYEAGQGHAVDGSSRFLRIMLAIGAALVGLGILSFIASNWAGLDKLAKFLLLIFGLIVFYAGGFGLERRYPKTARSLYYIGAAIYGAAIFLIGQMFHLSGGAQNAFILWGAGLLPLAVYLRDKWVGVFAALTFILGGEIFFWSASGLGLRYLLILLIPLLLWVNDRYLNKSKAVFVLTGLAGFSFIHDLLAAVHADAWLQMLGLFVLGVLLVLLPFPNYRTASSWVGSIVYGIAGITLTIPYVWEDGLVKSGSGNIPAAIMAIVLAALLIYLLRKNNLPAIIVVCGFIFRYYADFTFDFMPKSLFFIIGGLILIGFGFWFERSRKERGGQLE, encoded by the coding sequence ATGAAGCGGGTGATTGGCAAGGGTGAATTTGCTGTTCTGGAGCGTGAGTTCATATTCTTGGAAAAGCATGGTGAGCTTGAGCAAGGTAAAGCGGAACAGCTGCTTGGGCTATACGAAGCGGGTCAGGGCCATGCTGTTGATGGGAGCTCGAGATTCCTCCGTATCATGCTCGCAATTGGAGCGGCACTTGTAGGTCTTGGCATACTTTCATTTATTGCAAGCAACTGGGCCGGTCTTGATAAGCTGGCGAAATTCCTATTGCTTATATTTGGACTCATTGTATTTTATGCAGGTGGCTTTGGGCTGGAGAGACGCTATCCGAAGACTGCACGCAGTCTGTACTATATCGGAGCGGCCATTTATGGTGCCGCTATCTTCCTGATCGGGCAAATGTTCCACTTGAGTGGGGGCGCACAGAACGCTTTCATTTTATGGGGTGCAGGACTGTTGCCGCTCGCAGTTTATTTACGGGACAAGTGGGTTGGAGTCTTTGCCGCTTTAACGTTCATATTAGGGGGCGAAATCTTCTTCTGGTCCGCATCAGGTCTCGGATTACGCTACTTGCTCATTCTGTTAATCCCGTTGCTTCTTTGGGTCAATGACCGTTACTTGAATAAGTCAAAGGCAGTATTTGTACTTACAGGCCTTGCTGGCTTTTCATTCATTCATGATCTGCTGGCAGCTGTTCATGCGGACGCTTGGCTCCAGATGCTCGGATTGTTCGTGCTTGGTGTACTTCTTGTTCTGCTTCCGTTTCCGAATTACCGGACGGCCTCCAGCTGGGTCGGTTCTATCGTCTACGGAATTGCAGGCATAACGCTCACCATTCCCTATGTCTGGGAAGATGGCTTAGTTAAGAGCGGATCAGGCAATATCCCTGCCGCTATCATGGCAATTGTACTCGCAGCATTACTAATTTATCTATTGAGAAAGAACAACTTGCCGGCAATTATTGTCGTCTGCGGCTTCATATTCCGCTATTATGCCGATTTCACATTCGACTTCATGCCAAAATCGCTCTTCTTCATCATCGGCGGGCTAATTCTAATCGGATTCGGATTCTGGTTCGAACGTTCCCGCAAAGAGAGGGGTGGCCAACTTGAATAA
- a CDS encoding GDYXXLXY domain-containing protein codes for MNNKKRLLGFFAVVAVPILILLLMTVKPLLALGTGQEIALKTKPIDPRDLLYGDYVYLSYEIEDVSEDKLDRELIKKAKSNNYGSIKMYAILKKQGDVYTLDHITAKKPDKGVYLIGDLYAYQDYTDSKTKSYKYDANYNLDRYYVPENTGKSLEDKAQKGKLTAYVKVRNGYGILTTIK; via the coding sequence TTGAATAACAAAAAACGTCTACTCGGCTTCTTCGCTGTCGTGGCAGTGCCAATATTAATTTTGCTGCTAATGACTGTGAAGCCGCTTCTCGCTCTTGGCACCGGTCAGGAGATCGCACTTAAAACAAAACCTATCGACCCTCGTGATCTGCTTTATGGTGATTATGTGTATCTCTCGTATGAGATTGAAGACGTCTCTGAGGATAAACTCGATCGAGAGCTCATCAAGAAGGCTAAGAGTAATAATTACGGCAGTATTAAGATGTATGCCATCTTGAAGAAACAGGGCGATGTTTATACACTAGACCATATCACAGCGAAGAAACCGGATAAAGGTGTATACCTGATTGGCGACCTCTACGCTTATCAGGACTACACAGACAGTAAGACTAAGAGCTATAAATACGATGCAAACTACAATCTCGATCGTTATTATGTTCCGGAGAATACAGGCAAGTCACTTGAGGATAAAGCACAGAAAGGCAAACTGACTGCATATGTGAAAGTCCGGAACGGTTATGGAATCCTGACAACAATCAAATAG
- a CDS encoding zinc ribbon domain-containing protein: MESKKGCIKCGSTKAAKKDVAMTGTGLSKMFDIQHNQFTVVYCTSCGYSEFYNKNSSTGSNILDLFFG, encoded by the coding sequence TTGGAGAGCAAAAAAGGATGCATCAAATGTGGCAGTACAAAAGCAGCGAAGAAAGATGTTGCCATGACAGGAACTGGACTTTCAAAAATGTTCGATATTCAGCACAACCAATTCACAGTCGTCTACTGCACAAGCTGCGGTTACTCTGAGTTTTACAACAAGAACAGCTCAACCGGGAGTAATATTCTAGATTTGTTCTTTGGATAA
- a CDS encoding ABC transporter permease → MKSELINIEWWRLAAAYLFILILIAIVRWRGINREREIIISTLRMSVQLVIVGYILEYVFKNANPWYTIGILAVMVSFAIYTIFKRLKYDLSKPMKNLIAISMLAGTLFSIAYFLLVVIGLSPWYKPTYVIPIAGMIVGNSMTGITLGVNTFMNEMESRKSLVEGALMLGATPKEATKDIANRAFDSAMMPTINNMVGMGIVFLPGMMTGQILGGASPLVSIEYQIAIMLGIAGAVALSVIIFVLFGYKTFFNERGQLVK, encoded by the coding sequence ATGAAATCGGAACTGATCAATATTGAATGGTGGCGCTTAGCTGCAGCTTATTTGTTTATCCTTATTTTGATTGCAATTGTACGCTGGCGCGGAATCAACCGTGAACGTGAAATCATCATCTCCACCCTGCGCATGTCTGTACAGCTTGTAATTGTCGGATACATCCTTGAATATGTTTTTAAAAATGCAAATCCCTGGTATACAATTGGCATTCTAGCCGTTATGGTGAGTTTTGCAATCTATACGATTTTCAAGCGGCTGAAGTATGATTTGAGCAAACCGATGAAAAATCTCATCGCCATCTCGATGCTTGCTGGTACTCTGTTCAGCATCGCCTACTTCCTCCTAGTCGTTATTGGCCTTTCACCGTGGTACAAACCTACGTATGTCATTCCAATCGCCGGTATGATTGTTGGTAACTCGATGACTGGCATCACACTTGGCGTGAATACATTTATGAATGAAATGGAGTCACGAAAATCGCTAGTTGAAGGTGCCCTCATGCTTGGTGCGACACCGAAAGAAGCGACGAAGGACATCGCCAACCGTGCATTCGACTCGGCGATGATGCCGACAATCAACAATATGGTCGGCATGGGTATCGTCTTTTTGCCTGGGATGATGACTGGTCAGATCCTCGGGGGTGCTTCACCACTCGTTTCAATTGAATATCAAATTGCAATCATGCTCGGCATCGCTGGAGCTGTAGCGCTTTCTGTCATCATTTTTGTCCTGTTCGGCTATAAGACATTTTTCAATGAACGCGGTCAGCTGGTGAAATAA
- a CDS encoding ABC transporter ATP-binding protein, with translation MEFRLENVKYKQILDIENLKIPGDKVVCIIGKSGSGKTTLMKLLNGMISPDSGEVYADGDALSKMDLVQLRREVTMLQQTPSIFDGTIRENLNIGRKYAGADPATDEEMKRSLEVVRLNKSLDDDADDLSGGEKQRLAFARVLLLSPKALLLDEPTSALDEDTAHDIMHDVLAKFRENGQSVIMVTHAQAIVDAFGEYVVKLEAGKVVQAGGVNR, from the coding sequence TTGGAATTTCGTTTGGAAAATGTGAAATACAAGCAAATACTTGATATTGAAAACTTGAAGATTCCCGGAGACAAGGTTGTCTGCATTATTGGGAAGAGCGGGAGCGGTAAGACAACATTGATGAAGCTTCTAAACGGCATGATTAGCCCAGATTCTGGAGAAGTTTATGCTGATGGGGATGCTTTAAGTAAGATGGACCTCGTACAGTTACGGCGTGAGGTCACCATGCTCCAACAGACCCCATCTATTTTTGATGGAACAATTAGAGAGAATTTGAATATTGGACGCAAATACGCAGGTGCAGATCCGGCGACAGATGAGGAGATGAAGCGTTCGCTTGAGGTCGTACGGCTTAATAAGAGCCTCGACGACGATGCGGATGATTTGTCCGGAGGCGAGAAGCAGCGTCTTGCCTTTGCACGTGTGTTGCTTCTATCACCAAAGGCACTTCTGTTGGATGAGCCAACTTCTGCGCTAGATGAGGATACTGCTCACGACATTATGCACGATGTCCTTGCCAAGTTCAGAGAAAATGGCCAGAGTGTCATCATGGTAACCCATGCTCAAGCAATTGTTGATGCATTTGGCGAATATGTCGTCAAGTTGGAAGCGGGAAAAGTTGTTCAGGCAGGAGGGGTGAATAGATGA
- a CDS encoding ATP-binding protein, producing the protein MMKNSKIEESIRLRYLATVISVFLALIATSVIYYSYIEHQQGKFAKKGDELKEHYEVVEAIDSTLNSMILRGRGYVAFNSGTEKLMLDQDIVKLGHQITDFKELDLNSKERKFINRLESFYIKYRDDILPTTVKSMKAGDAEAVEAIHKDYAGSVINGELKSTANFKDQYHKHIHALEAERLEKSRKDTIISSMFSAGFLLLLLPLVGVIINRIIRPIEELEKATEQIAMGNAVQLPKRKTDDEIGRLTHSFRKMVETIRAKEEDLMAHNEELMAQQGELEEQQTKIEESLCRVKTANDSLERLNKLNHHLTFTLDKNELCKIFLDFLNAQFPFDRSIFWFKEEKVYASSNVTRQVVDTLVETGNNVNWIRLHEESAYVIKRASNPEETGFAEQAFDAYDLYCSVLNADHEVVAVFAATRLGTPFSEYEIDEIKGLMSRMGLAIGRIYLYEEVEMARLLNLDIVQNINEGIQLVDMDGSMLQYNETLEKYVSCEGFAEWRNRQKISYREWTDIFLKQCEQPEELAAYFAEAVDYPEMEDKSFHYEIGDRHMAVYASPVYRAGKRVRTLLVHRDITKEHEIDRMKSELVSTVSHELRTPLSSVLGFTELLLTKDLKVERRHKYLETIHREAKRLTNLIDNFLDIQRMEAGKQDYQMEPVRLSELVIDVLARFCADQNHKIRIIDETIHDSILGDAGRIEQVFTNLVGNAMKFSPGGGEVEIRLVGNEDHILIQILDHGMGIPESELKKLFTKFHRVDNSEQRKVGGTGLGLAISREIIGDHKGEIWIESEEGIGTTVSFTLPLEKKHAEWQTTKGKVAIIEDEPNVAMIISEQLKSKGFPIIHYCNPLHFCEDVQKTNLQLDGVLIDFSTDDEVNGWELVRVLKSNEQTEHTPLVVLSTPDLDEEKVRAYGIEHYLTMPCHPSELEETLEVFLETESAQ; encoded by the coding sequence ATGATGAAAAACAGTAAAATTGAAGAAAGTATCCGATTGCGCTATTTGGCAACCGTCATCTCTGTATTCCTTGCATTAATTGCAACATCAGTCATTTATTATTCATATATAGAGCATCAGCAGGGAAAATTTGCCAAGAAGGGTGACGAGTTAAAAGAGCATTATGAAGTTGTTGAAGCTATCGACTCGACGCTGAACAGTATGATTCTCCGCGGGCGCGGCTATGTTGCTTTTAATAGCGGAACAGAGAAGCTTATGTTAGACCAGGATATTGTAAAGTTGGGACATCAGATCACTGACTTTAAAGAGCTGGACTTGAACAGTAAGGAAAGGAAGTTCATCAACAGACTTGAGAGTTTTTATATAAAATATCGGGATGATATTCTTCCAACGACAGTTAAGAGTATGAAGGCCGGAGATGCAGAAGCAGTTGAGGCAATTCACAAAGATTATGCAGGCTCAGTGATCAATGGAGAATTGAAGAGTACAGCAAATTTTAAAGATCAATACCATAAGCATATTCATGCCCTTGAAGCAGAGAGACTTGAAAAATCAAGAAAAGACACAATTATCTCCAGTATGTTTTCTGCTGGGTTCTTGCTTCTATTATTGCCCCTTGTAGGAGTCATCATAAACCGAATCATCCGTCCAATTGAGGAGCTGGAGAAGGCCACTGAACAGATAGCAATGGGCAATGCTGTACAGCTGCCAAAGCGTAAGACAGATGACGAAATTGGACGTCTGACACACTCATTCCGAAAGATGGTTGAAACGATTCGTGCTAAAGAGGAAGATCTGATGGCACATAATGAGGAGCTTATGGCCCAGCAAGGGGAGCTAGAGGAACAGCAGACAAAAATCGAGGAGAGCCTTTGCCGCGTTAAAACGGCAAATGATTCACTGGAACGTCTGAATAAATTGAATCATCATTTGACTTTTACACTGGATAAAAACGAGCTCTGCAAAATCTTTTTAGACTTCCTGAATGCACAGTTTCCTTTTGATCGCAGTATTTTCTGGTTCAAAGAGGAAAAAGTTTATGCGAGCAGCAATGTAACAAGGCAAGTTGTTGATACCCTAGTGGAAACAGGGAACAATGTGAATTGGATACGTCTTCATGAAGAGAGTGCGTATGTCATCAAACGTGCATCAAACCCAGAAGAAACTGGTTTTGCCGAACAGGCATTTGATGCTTACGATTTGTATTGCAGTGTTTTGAATGCAGATCATGAGGTTGTCGCTGTATTTGCCGCAACTCGACTTGGGACGCCATTTTCTGAATACGAAATTGATGAGATCAAGGGTCTTATGAGCCGGATGGGTCTTGCAATTGGACGAATCTATCTGTATGAAGAAGTCGAAATGGCCCGTCTTCTGAATTTGGACATTGTCCAGAACATAAATGAAGGTATCCAGCTAGTTGATATGGATGGCAGTATGCTTCAATACAATGAGACTTTGGAAAAGTACGTGTCGTGCGAAGGATTTGCAGAATGGAGAAACCGCCAAAAGATCTCTTATAGAGAGTGGACTGATATTTTCCTAAAGCAGTGTGAACAGCCTGAGGAACTTGCAGCTTATTTTGCAGAGGCAGTCGACTATCCGGAGATGGAAGATAAGTCCTTCCATTATGAAATCGGTGACAGGCATATGGCAGTGTATGCTTCTCCAGTATACAGAGCTGGAAAGCGTGTCCGCACCCTTCTCGTTCACCGTGATATAACGAAAGAACATGAAATTGACCGTATGAAATCAGAGCTTGTCAGCACAGTAAGTCATGAACTACGCACACCACTATCTAGTGTGCTCGGCTTTACTGAACTTCTATTGACGAAAGATCTAAAAGTGGAACGGCGCCATAAGTATCTTGAGACGATTCATCGAGAAGCGAAAAGGCTGACAAATCTCATTGATAACTTCCTGGATATTCAGCGTATGGAAGCCGGTAAGCAAGATTATCAAATGGAACCGGTCCGTTTGAGTGAGCTTGTAATTGATGTCCTCGCCCGATTCTGTGCTGATCAGAATCATAAAATCCGTATAATAGATGAAACTATACATGACAGCATCCTCGGTGATGCAGGACGGATTGAACAAGTGTTTACAAATCTCGTTGGTAATGCAATGAAGTTTTCACCTGGTGGTGGAGAAGTCGAGATCAGACTCGTCGGAAACGAGGATCATATTCTTATACAAATCCTTGACCATGGCATGGGTATTCCTGAATCTGAACTAAAAAAACTGTTTACAAAATTTCATCGTGTCGATAATAGTGAACAGAGAAAAGTAGGAGGAACCGGTCTGGGGCTTGCAATTTCCCGTGAAATTATTGGTGATCATAAGGGTGAAATATGGATCGAATCCGAAGAAGGAATCGGGACAACTGTAAGTTTTACTTTGCCATTGGAGAAGAAGCATGCCGAGTGGCAAACGACTAAAGGCAAAGTAGCCATTATTGAGGATGAACCAAATGTGGCAATGATAATTTCGGAACAACTGAAATCAAAGGGGTTCCCAATTATCCATTATTGCAATCCGCTGCACTTCTGTGAAGATGTACAAAAGACGAATTTGCAGTTAGACGGTGTACTCATTGACTTTTCTACTGACGATGAAGTTAATGGATGGGAATTGGTTCGGGTGCTGAAGAGCAATGAACAGACAGAACATACTCCACTAGTCGTCTTAAGTACGCCAGACCTAGATGAGGAAAAGGTAAGAGCTTATGGAATTGAGCACTATTTGACGATGCCGTGTCACCCTTCTGAGCTCGAAGAAACGCTTGAAGTATTCTTGGAAACTGAGAGTGCACAATAA
- a CDS encoding response regulator transcription factor: MKSILIADDEEILRMLITDTIEDFGYVVDEAEDGVAALQKLETGNYDLVILDYMMPQMTGIEVLEKLSAERKEKLEVLMLTAKTQEKDKEKMRAAGAGHMMSKPFSPIELMGYVKEIIG, translated from the coding sequence ATGAAGAGCATTCTAATCGCAGATGATGAGGAAATACTGCGTATGCTAATAACGGATACGATCGAGGATTTCGGCTATGTCGTTGATGAGGCGGAAGATGGGGTAGCAGCACTTCAAAAACTTGAGACAGGCAATTATGATCTCGTTATTCTTGATTATATGATGCCACAGATGACTGGGATTGAAGTGTTGGAAAAACTTTCAGCAGAAAGAAAAGAAAAACTCGAAGTTCTTATGCTGACCGCGAAAACACAAGAGAAAGATAAAGAGAAAATGCGGGCTGCGGGAGCCGGCCATATGATGTCCAAGCCTTTCAGTCCAATTGAACTGATGGGTTATGTAAAGGAAATTATCGGATGA
- a CDS encoding diguanylate cyclase translates to MFRKKYANMLIEQMDMVIQKWSGQPEITEKEIYAFLHRIKGTAGTIGLEDLSRISGSLLESLSAEGVKLWQPEEWAFYLSPLIDQLIMEKGLIAEWQEENDLFARKAPSGRQQTSISDTDTDGRIILIIDSSLEFSSKLKEELENEGYVVLIAIAMDKGVEMFYRTRPGFVICDFRMAFDMGEESLLSFVSVLRMNMTPIVFTGFDSGVQYEIESYEIGASGYFVKPLDMKLFKVYMRNRFTWQKDIERITTIDELTGALNRKHMNRTLDQQMDSYKREGRTFTLVMLDVDHFKSVNDTYGHLTGDQVLKGLVSVCTSLTREQDKIFRFGGEEFVISLSETGEAEAFRLVEQMREAFAAEVFTAEEQGVEFQCTFSAGIAATESPDESKDDLLEKADQALYKSKACGRNQVTLHNQLEQQNNLRTLHLVIVDDDEFVRTILEKGFSTWKSHEYMEVQVHAYADGEEFLNSGWYSPKDQYIILLDGMMPKLDGIEVLTKIRDDYPDKNIVVSMLSARSDEHNIVQALEKGADDYLFKPFNVLEVIARMDRLAQRMLL, encoded by the coding sequence TTGTTCAGGAAAAAGTATGCGAACATGCTTATCGAGCAGATGGATATGGTAATTCAAAAATGGAGCGGGCAGCCGGAAATAACGGAAAAAGAAATATACGCCTTTCTCCATAGAATAAAAGGGACGGCAGGCACGATTGGACTAGAGGACTTATCTCGAATTTCGGGAAGCTTGCTTGAATCATTATCGGCTGAAGGTGTTAAGCTGTGGCAGCCGGAGGAGTGGGCTTTCTATCTCAGTCCATTGATTGATCAGCTTATTATGGAAAAAGGCCTGATTGCTGAATGGCAGGAGGAGAATGACCTGTTTGCACGGAAAGCTCCGAGTGGGCGACAGCAAACGTCCATATCAGATACGGACACTGATGGGAGAATCATCCTTATCATCGATTCGAGTCTTGAGTTCTCAAGCAAACTAAAGGAAGAGCTTGAAAATGAAGGTTATGTCGTCCTAATCGCTATAGCAATGGATAAAGGGGTGGAAATGTTTTACAGGACCCGTCCTGGTTTTGTCATCTGTGATTTTAGAATGGCTTTCGATATGGGAGAGGAGAGTCTGCTCTCCTTCGTTTCTGTTTTGCGGATGAATATGACACCAATCGTCTTTACGGGGTTTGATTCAGGAGTTCAATATGAAATTGAATCTTATGAAATTGGTGCTAGCGGCTACTTTGTCAAACCGCTCGATATGAAACTGTTCAAAGTATATATGAGGAATCGATTCACCTGGCAGAAGGACATTGAGAGAATTACAACGATTGACGAACTGACAGGTGCGCTCAATCGCAAACATATGAATAGAACACTTGACCAGCAAATGGATTCCTACAAGAGAGAGGGCCGGACCTTTACTCTTGTTATGCTCGATGTTGATCATTTTAAGAGCGTGAATGATACATACGGACATCTGACTGGAGATCAGGTCTTAAAAGGGCTTGTAAGTGTGTGTACATCACTGACTCGCGAACAGGATAAAATTTTCCGCTTTGGAGGCGAGGAGTTCGTCATTAGTTTGAGCGAAACAGGAGAAGCCGAGGCATTCAGGCTTGTAGAGCAAATGCGTGAAGCATTTGCGGCTGAAGTGTTTACAGCGGAGGAACAGGGAGTCGAATTCCAATGCACGTTCTCAGCAGGCATTGCGGCAACAGAAAGTCCTGATGAATCAAAGGATGATCTACTTGAAAAGGCAGATCAGGCGCTATACAAAAGCAAGGCTTGCGGACGGAACCAAGTAACCCTCCATAATCAGCTGGAACAGCAGAACAATCTTCGTACCCTTCATTTGGTTATCGTTGATGACGATGAATTCGTGCGGACAATTCTTGAAAAAGGCTTCAGCACTTGGAAGAGCCATGAGTATATGGAAGTACAGGTTCATGCTTATGCCGATGGCGAGGAGTTTCTGAATAGTGGATGGTACAGTCCAAAGGATCAGTACATAATCCTGCTGGACGGCATGATGCCGAAGTTGGATGGAATTGAAGTTCTGACGAAAATCCGAGATGACTACCCGGATAAGAATATTGTCGTTTCCATGCTGTCGGCCAGATCGGATGAGCATAACATTGTTCAGGCGCTTGAGAAAGGCGCGGATGACTATTTGTTCAAGCCATTCAATGTTCTTGAGGTTATTGCTCGCATGGACAGACTTGCCCAGCGTATGCTTCTTTGA